In one candidate division KSB1 bacterium genomic region, the following are encoded:
- a CDS encoding four helix bundle protein, giving the protein MNYKNLEIWQLARELVVEIHRMTFHKLSKYEMYEEGQQIRRSIKSVKSTIVEGYGRRQYKQDFIRFLYYAIASNDETLDHLETLFETKSLKDEQLYYTLHGKIQMLGKKLNMFIQSVEKQHISKK; this is encoded by the coding sequence ATGAATTACAAAAATCTAGAAATTTGGCAATTAGCTCGTGAATTGGTAGTAGAAATTCATAGAATGACATTTCATAAATTATCAAAATATGAAATGTACGAGGAAGGCCAACAAATTCGACGGTCAATTAAATCTGTTAAATCTACGATAGTTGAGGGGTATGGTCGGCGACAATATAAGCAAGATTTTATTAGATTCTTATATTATGCAATCGCATCAAATGACGAAACATTGGATCATTTAGAAACTCTATTTGAAACAAAATCTCTCAAAGATGAACAACTATATTATACTCTCCATGGAAAAATTCAAATGTTGGGCAAAAAATTGAATATGTTCATACAATCTGTTGAAAAACAACACATTAGTAAAAAATAA